A region of Paraburkholderia sp. BL23I1N1 DNA encodes the following proteins:
- a CDS encoding Na+/H+ antiporter, whose amino-acid sequence MSSVMGFKLVLLSLAAMIGLQLLAKRLQLPPAAALLVGGAAMAFVPGLPPINLDPELVLVVFLPPLLMDGAYFSVWDEFKRNLGGILLLAIGAVAFTTLAVGLVVHWVVPALPWSACFALGAIVSPPDAVAAKAVLERVALPRRLMVLLEGESLLNDAAGIVLFRFAVAAALTGMFSAQHALGQFTVLGLGGVAVGIAIGFVVVKLLHYLDDAYLIITASALSPWISYIAGDMLDVSGVIATVSCGMVLGWHQHEIFSASVRMRGTAFWQILIFLMEALVFLLIGLSLRGVIVRLGGVGDTLTALAPTVGAVIAAVVLSRFVWVFVVEWLKGLVCKLMQRTNIALDWRSAAVTSWAGMRGVVTLAIALSLPEAMPGRDLILVASFAVILVTVLGQGTTIGALIRWVKLDSVQERNEQHLGEPQAWARLEATQLAAIQPLVHDAEGQVIHPRLLEQYSYRARITEAHQDETEYPADVREAHYNVVLAAVAAGRRELLRMHRSGLIHDELLTELERDLDLQEIAALHGRG is encoded by the coding sequence ATGTCCTCCGTCATGGGCTTCAAACTCGTCCTGCTGTCGCTCGCCGCGATGATCGGTCTCCAACTGCTCGCCAAGCGGCTGCAACTCCCCCCAGCCGCAGCGCTTCTGGTCGGCGGCGCCGCGATGGCCTTCGTGCCTGGACTGCCTCCCATCAACCTCGATCCCGAACTGGTCCTGGTCGTGTTCCTACCGCCCCTCCTCATGGACGGTGCGTACTTCTCCGTCTGGGACGAGTTCAAACGCAACCTTGGCGGCATCCTGCTGCTCGCGATCGGTGCCGTCGCCTTTACGACCCTCGCGGTCGGCCTGGTCGTGCATTGGGTCGTGCCGGCCCTACCGTGGAGCGCGTGCTTCGCGCTCGGCGCGATCGTCTCGCCACCCGACGCCGTCGCCGCGAAGGCTGTGCTGGAACGCGTCGCGCTGCCGCGCCGCTTGATGGTGCTCCTCGAAGGCGAAAGCCTCCTCAACGACGCCGCCGGCATCGTGCTGTTTCGCTTCGCCGTCGCGGCCGCGCTCACCGGCATGTTCAGCGCGCAACACGCGCTCGGGCAGTTTACGGTGCTCGGACTGGGTGGCGTGGCGGTAGGCATCGCGATCGGTTTCGTGGTCGTCAAGCTGCTGCACTATCTCGACGACGCCTACCTCATCATCACCGCATCCGCACTCTCCCCATGGATTAGCTACATCGCCGGCGACATGCTGGACGTCTCGGGCGTCATCGCGACCGTCAGTTGCGGGATGGTGCTCGGCTGGCATCAGCATGAAATTTTCTCCGCCTCCGTTCGCATGCGCGGCACGGCTTTCTGGCAGATCTTGATCTTCCTGATGGAAGCCCTGGTGTTCCTTCTGATCGGGCTGTCGCTGCGCGGTGTGATCGTGCGGCTGGGCGGTGTCGGCGATACGTTGACCGCGCTGGCGCCCACGGTCGGCGCCGTGATCGCAGCGGTCGTGCTGTCACGCTTCGTGTGGGTGTTCGTCGTCGAATGGTTGAAAGGACTGGTGTGCAAGCTGATGCAGCGTACAAACATCGCGCTCGACTGGCGCTCGGCAGCCGTGACGAGTTGGGCCGGCATGCGTGGCGTGGTGACGCTGGCGATCGCGCTTTCGTTGCCCGAGGCGATGCCGGGGCGTGACCTGATTCTGGTCGCGTCATTCGCGGTCATTCTCGTGACTGTGCTCGGGCAGGGAACCACGATCGGCGCGTTGATTCGCTGGGTCAAACTGGACAGCGTCCAGGAGCGCAATGAACAGCATTTGGGCGAACCGCAGGCTTGGGCGAGGCTCGAAGCAACGCAGCTTGCCGCGATTCAGCCGCTCGTGCACGACGCAGAGGGACAAGTGATTCATCCACGCTTGCTGGAGCAATACAGCTATCGGGCGCGGATAACCGAAGCTCACCAGGACGAAACAGAGTATCCCGCCGATGTTCGAGAGGCGCATTACAACGTCGTGCTTGCCGCCGTGGCGGCCGGTCGCCGGGAGTTGTTGCGGATGCATCGGTCAGGGTTGATTCATGATGAACTGCTGACCGAGCTGGAGCGGGATCTCGATTTGCAGGAGATCGCCGCGCTGCATGGCAGAGGATAA
- a CDS encoding GntR family transcriptional regulator — protein MQNSDFDAGVTASPLMPKVERQRLHDTVVEHIRRFIVEGVLEPGKKLNERELCETLGISRTPLREALKVLAAEGLIEISPNRGASVSKMSEAELRETFELMSGLEAFSGELAAERMTAAELAEIKALHYAMLACRTQNDLAGYYSRNQAIHDKINEAARNSALRQTYVAVNRRLQALRFRSNFQIPKWDSAIHDHDEMLKALEARDGKKLSAILRQHLLDKRDAVLQVQSREDVAGSPLKA, from the coding sequence ATGCAAAATTCGGATTTCGATGCAGGTGTGACCGCTTCCCCGCTGATGCCGAAGGTCGAGCGCCAGCGCTTGCACGACACGGTGGTGGAGCACATTCGCCGTTTTATCGTCGAGGGGGTGCTCGAGCCGGGCAAGAAACTGAACGAGCGCGAGTTATGCGAGACGCTTGGGATTTCGCGCACGCCGTTGCGGGAGGCGCTGAAGGTGTTGGCCGCGGAAGGGCTGATCGAGATTTCGCCGAACCGGGGCGCGTCGGTGTCGAAGATGTCGGAAGCCGAGTTGCGCGAGACCTTTGAATTGATGAGTGGTCTTGAGGCTTTTTCCGGCGAACTGGCGGCGGAGCGGATGACGGCTGCGGAGCTTGCTGAGATCAAGGCGTTGCACTACGCGATGCTGGCTTGCCGGACGCAGAACGATCTGGCGGGGTATTACAGCCGCAACCAGGCGATTCACGACAAGATCAATGAGGCGGCGAGGAATTCAGCACTGCGGCAGACTTATGTTGCTGTGAATCGGCGCTTGCAGGCGTTGAGGTTTCGGTCGAATTTTCAGATCCCTAAGTGGGATAGTGCGATTCATGATCACGATGAAATGTTGAAGGCGCTCGAGGCGCGGGATGGGAAGAAGCTGAGCGCGATTCTTCGGCAGCATTTGCTGGATAAGCGGGATGCGGTTTTGCAGGTGCAGTCACGGGAAGATGTCGCGGGGTCGCCGCTTAAGGCTTGA
- a CDS encoding HD domain-containing protein, which produces MQLMRDTETELLYHHSRRVFLFGSLEGARKQFKYDPELLYIGAMFHDMGLVAPYSSEHDRFEVDGANAARDLLKRHGIGEDDIEQVWNSIALHTTPGIPQYMKPVVALVTAGVEMDVLGLAYDEFSEHQRHEVIHAHPRGAHFKEGIIDAFAHGTIHKPETTFGNVKADVLALKDPHYHRENFCTMILGSAWKD; this is translated from the coding sequence ATGCAGCTTATGCGCGATACTGAAACCGAATTGCTCTATCACCATTCGCGGCGCGTGTTCCTGTTCGGCTCGCTGGAGGGCGCGCGCAAGCAATTCAAGTATGACCCCGAGTTGCTGTACATCGGCGCGATGTTTCACGACATGGGACTCGTCGCGCCGTATAGCAGCGAGCATGATCGATTCGAGGTGGACGGCGCGAACGCGGCGCGTGATCTTCTGAAGCGCCACGGTATCGGCGAGGACGATATCGAACAGGTATGGAATTCGATTGCGCTGCACACCACGCCTGGGATTCCGCAATATATGAAGCCGGTGGTGGCTTTGGTCACGGCAGGTGTCGAGATGGACGTGCTGGGTCTCGCTTACGATGAGTTCAGCGAGCATCAGCGTCATGAGGTCATTCACGCCCACCCGCGCGGCGCGCATTTCAAGGAAGGGATTATCGACGCATTCGCGCACGGCACGATCCACAAACCGGAAACGACTTTCGGCAACGTGAAGGCGGACGTGCTGGCGCTGAAAGACCCGCATTACCATCGCGAGAATTTCTGCACGATGATTCTGGGTTCGGCCTGGAAGGATTAG
- a CDS encoding SDR family oxidoreductase, translating into MSISSPIRAIVTGHARGLGAALAEQLLARGVAVLGLSRSRHATLKARFLALLEEIELELADPTRVAQWVATDALKRFVSGAQSVLLINNAGMVQPIGPIEGQNAADIATAVSLNVATPLMLASALAAASVDATDRRIVHISSGAARNAYSGWSIYCATKAALDHHARAVALDANRALRICSLAPGVIDTNMQAEIRGSGTEQFPLREKFEDLKRNGQLSTPEQCATQLLDYAFSDAFGQTPVADIREVAKQG; encoded by the coding sequence ATGTCCATCTCTTCTCCGATCCGCGCGATCGTGACCGGCCACGCGCGCGGTCTGGGCGCCGCCCTTGCTGAACAACTGCTGGCGCGCGGCGTCGCGGTACTGGGCTTGTCCCGCTCGCGTCATGCCACGCTTAAAGCACGTTTCCTGGCACTGCTCGAAGAAATCGAGCTCGAGCTTGCCGATCCCACGCGCGTCGCGCAGTGGGTCGCAACCGATGCACTGAAGCGCTTCGTCAGCGGCGCACAGAGCGTCCTGCTGATCAACAACGCGGGCATGGTTCAGCCAATCGGTCCGATCGAAGGTCAGAACGCCGCGGACATCGCCACCGCCGTGAGCCTGAACGTGGCCACGCCGCTCATGCTGGCGAGCGCGCTCGCCGCAGCCAGCGTCGACGCAACCGATCGGCGCATCGTGCATATCTCGAGCGGTGCGGCGCGCAATGCGTATTCCGGCTGGAGCATTTACTGCGCGACCAAAGCCGCGCTGGATCATCACGCACGCGCCGTTGCACTCGACGCGAATCGCGCGCTGCGCATTTGCAGTCTGGCGCCGGGCGTGATCGATACAAACATGCAGGCGGAAATTCGCGGTAGCGGCACCGAGCAGTTCCCGTTGCGTGAAAAATTCGAAGACCTCAAGCGCAATGGCCAGCTTTCGACACCTGAACAATGCGCGACCCAGTTGCTCGATTACGCCTTCAGCGATGCATTCGGGCAAACGCCGGTGGCCGATATTCGCGAGGTCGCGAAGCAAGGCTGA
- a CDS encoding alanine--glyoxylate aminotransferase family protein, with amino-acid sequence MLKLDFHPAGRHFLQIPGPSPVPDRILRAMSYPTIDHRGPEFGELGLKVLDGIKKIFKTQQPVVIYPASGTGAWEAALSNTLSPGDHVLMFETGHFATLWKKMAESVGLKPEFLGLPGIEGWRRGVQPHMIEERLRADTQHAIKAVCVVHNETSTGVTSDIAAVRHAIDAAGHPALLLVDTISGLACADYRHDEWGVDVTVSGSQKGLMLPPGISFNAISPKALAASKQAKLPRSFWDWTDIVEMNKTGYWPYTPNTNLLYGLNEALEMILGEGLDNVFARHERLAEATRRAVRAWGLEIQCADPTVYSPVLTGVMMPEGIDADAVRKVIYERFDMSLGTGLGKMKGRMFRIGHLGDCNDLMLLATLAGCEMGLRLAGVPLKESGLPAAMEWLSQPTQASGLKAAA; translated from the coding sequence ATGCTCAAGCTAGACTTTCACCCCGCTGGCCGTCACTTTCTGCAGATTCCGGGTCCGAGCCCGGTGCCCGATCGCATTCTCCGCGCGATGAGCTACCCGACCATCGATCACCGCGGCCCCGAGTTCGGCGAACTCGGTCTGAAAGTGCTCGACGGCATCAAGAAAATCTTCAAGACGCAGCAGCCGGTAGTGATCTATCCGGCGTCCGGCACCGGCGCATGGGAAGCGGCGCTGTCGAACACGCTGAGCCCTGGCGACCACGTGCTGATGTTCGAAACCGGTCACTTCGCCACGCTGTGGAAAAAGATGGCGGAAAGCGTCGGACTGAAGCCGGAGTTCCTCGGCTTGCCTGGCATCGAAGGCTGGCGGCGTGGGGTTCAGCCGCACATGATCGAAGAGCGGCTGCGCGCCGACACGCAGCACGCGATCAAAGCGGTGTGCGTCGTCCATAACGAAACCTCGACGGGCGTCACGTCGGATATCGCCGCCGTGCGCCACGCGATCGACGCCGCCGGTCACCCGGCGCTGCTCTTGGTCGACACGATCTCGGGCCTCGCCTGTGCCGACTATCGCCACGACGAATGGGGTGTCGACGTCACCGTGTCGGGCTCGCAAAAGGGTTTGATGCTGCCGCCGGGCATCAGCTTCAACGCGATCTCGCCGAAGGCGTTGGCCGCCAGCAAGCAGGCCAAGCTGCCGCGCAGCTTCTGGGACTGGACCGACATCGTCGAGATGAACAAGACCGGCTACTGGCCGTACACGCCGAACACGAACCTGCTGTACGGGCTCAACGAGGCGCTGGAGATGATTCTCGGTGAAGGGCTCGACAACGTGTTCGCCCGTCACGAGCGTCTCGCCGAAGCCACCCGACGCGCGGTTCGCGCCTGGGGCCTGGAGATCCAGTGTGCGGACCCCACTGTGTATAGCCCGGTGCTGACCGGCGTGATGATGCCCGAGGGCATCGATGCCGACGCCGTGCGCAAAGTCATCTATGAACGCTTCGACATGTCGCTCGGTACCGGCCTCGGCAAGATGAAAGGCCGCATGTTCCGCATCGGGCATCTGGGCGACTGCAACGACCTTATGCTGCTGGCAACGCTGGCCGGTTGCGAAATGGGCCTGCGGCTCGCGGGCGTGCCGCTCAAGGAGAGCGGTCTGCCTGCCGCTATGGAGTGGTTGAGCCAGCCGACGCAAGCCTCTGGGCTGAAAGCCGCGGCTTAA